One genomic window of Catenulispora sp. GP43 includes the following:
- a CDS encoding DUF1003 domain-containing protein: protein MSSPDLARHHPVVAAHHATSAADVQLRIADAITKFAGSMTFVYLHAVIFIGWMLFVETNPWPTLTLVVSLEAIFLSTFVMIGQNRQASFQQAKADHDFIESELELKSNTELTRAIHAMTTELHNRLPAASEAR, encoded by the coding sequence ATGAGCAGTCCGGACCTGGCCCGACACCATCCAGTCGTCGCCGCGCACCACGCCACCAGCGCCGCCGACGTCCAACTGCGCATCGCCGATGCGATCACCAAGTTCGCCGGCTCCATGACGTTCGTCTATCTCCATGCGGTGATCTTCATCGGCTGGATGCTGTTCGTCGAGACCAACCCGTGGCCCACGCTCACCCTCGTCGTGTCCCTGGAAGCGATCTTCCTTTCGACGTTCGTCATGATCGGCCAGAACCGGCAGGCGTCCTTCCAACAGGCCAAGGCCGACCATGACTTCATCGAATCGGAACTGGAGCTCAAGTCCAACACCGAGCTGACCCGGGCCATCCACGCCATGACCACCGAACTCCATAATCGGCTGCCGGCCGCATCAGAAGCGCGATAG
- a CDS encoding GAF and ANTAR domain-containing protein, which produces MSVTRERQLVETFVEVADTLVDDFDVIDFLLTLAGRCVRLLDVEAAGIMLIDQRGHLHAAAASTENARLVELFELQSDAGPCIDCCRTGSPVVNADLEANAERWPRFAEAARDSGFVAVHALPLRLRETVIGALNLFSAQSRVLTEDDVRAGQALADVATIGILAQRSLHQAELLAAQLQSALNSRVVIEQAKGVLAERRRISVDEAFTLLREHARNHNLRLSDLARDVAEGSATASELLRA; this is translated from the coding sequence ATGAGCGTGACCCGTGAACGACAACTCGTCGAGACGTTCGTCGAGGTCGCCGACACCCTGGTCGACGACTTCGACGTCATCGACTTCCTGCTCACCCTGGCCGGGCGCTGTGTGCGGCTCCTGGACGTGGAAGCCGCCGGCATCATGCTCATCGACCAGCGCGGGCACCTGCACGCCGCCGCGGCCTCCACCGAGAACGCGCGGCTGGTGGAACTGTTCGAGCTGCAGAGCGACGCCGGTCCCTGCATCGACTGCTGCCGCACGGGCAGTCCCGTGGTCAACGCCGATCTGGAGGCCAACGCCGAGCGCTGGCCCCGGTTCGCCGAGGCCGCACGGGACTCGGGTTTCGTGGCGGTGCACGCCCTGCCGCTCCGTCTGCGGGAAACCGTCATCGGCGCCCTGAACCTGTTCAGCGCCCAGAGCCGGGTGCTGACCGAGGACGACGTCCGCGCCGGGCAGGCACTGGCCGACGTGGCGACCATCGGCATCCTGGCCCAGCGGAGCCTGCACCAGGCCGAACTGCTCGCCGCACAGCTGCAGAGCGCCTTGAACAGCCGCGTCGTCATCGAACAGGCCAAGGGCGTGCTGGCCGAGCGCCGGCGGATCAGCGTCGACGAGGCTTTCACGCTGCTGCGCGAACACGCCCGCAACCACAACCTGCGACTGTCCGATCTGGCCCGTGACGTCGCCGAAGGCTCGGCGACAGCCTCCGAGCTGTTACGCGCCTGA